The following DNA comes from Metopolophium dirhodum isolate CAU chromosome 8, ASM1992520v1, whole genome shotgun sequence.
GGATTAtggtttattttctaattacataaaaaaaattagtatgtgAACATAACTTATTGAAACCATCAACGCACGAGTGCAGAATGGCTTGTGTATgtttttttcaacatattatgattatgataatatattacatcatGATTACAGGTACTCATTCGGTCGACCCAAgtgtagtagataataataatattattgagagcCGATGTTctttttatatgaattatcCTGTTAACGAATTGTTCTATTTTCGTTCggacttaattatttttcaataaaatgttgttacttagtgatttttttttcatcgtgtttttattattggcaACGACTAAAgagtgttaaaaataataagttaccaTACTAACAATTcttgatacataataattttataagcgAATGTAAATTTTAACATGCAACATGATATATAAGAGGTTTTAATTtccgtaataattataataatttaattaattaggtttatattttgttatatatagaTTGTATCGCGTGTGTgtgttatgataaaaataaataagaattacatattatattattttatagtagctaataactataatttacaaaacaaaaactataatttcCTTTATTGCTTTGCTTTAAACACACACTTATAACCTATAACTTATGGAgttcaaaattcataaaattccaTTTACACAACATAATGTATTGATGTTATAAATATCCAAGAGCACGCccaaacagtaaaaaaaatatgaccttATACCgacttattaataattgtaaagaatttgtattatataacaacTACTAGGGTtttagttttacattaaataaatcgattttaatgagaatgtcatataaatatttgataaccttactgttctttttttattaaattagatacCCTGCTGTTATATTTATCTACTaagaatatgttttattaactttttggttatttaaaataactgattttgaataatatgatatctgataaaaaaacaataaatttactaaggattgaaaaatcattttttattttaaatttttattctataacaCAAGTATAAATACGCTACTCATAAAACATGCAagcctaatttaaaaaaaaaaaaaatagtacactATTCTAATTAATTAGCGTACCTACTTAGATTTATAGTTTGGGAAAAtgtttcgttttaattttacaataatgtgtatttttCGTGTTACAATTAATAGGGCCAACATAATTTAGGTCCTTGGTACTTCgaaggtaaaaataatattaggataAATggtttaataggtacctacgttattttattgaataatattacgcTATTACAGTATAAGctataattacctatttcaaATCCACTCGCATCATATCATTTTTAACCAATATCTTTAATATGTATgtcagtattttaatttttttcatctgtaccactttttaatttttaaagaataattacttattttagatctttattttgtataataaaactataaatctatGCATTGATTCTATATGTATTGATTATGTATCGTTTTATCTGTTGGTCTCAATAGACAGACTCGGTGCACTATATTCTGTCAAcatatacgtaggtaggtacctggtacttggtacattcataatattacaatatgtttgtgttatacattttttttcaccggAATAAAACTATCATATTTAAACGTATCCTGTTTCAATATAGGTTGATATAGATTTTGTAGTTCTCCGTACacattatgcatttttttttaatcgttttcaACGcgtgtactattatattatatattattgtatttttttttttcattgaacttTAAGCTCGGCAATATACCTATCCTATCACATGAAATATGCGTATTTCTCCGAATTTTTGGTTGAGGTCGTTTctaatacataggtacgttgtttaccaaaaaatatgataaaaatctGTCATCATGCATTTTTGTATATGCATAAATTGTGACTTTCCCAAACGGTGAGCCAGAACTGCCAAACGTTTAAGTAGCGCACACCACCGTAATTCAATTGCAAGAGGGAAAAACGAAAGAATAATAAACCACTAACGATTTCGAGGAAAACTGTAACAATATAGCCTTAGTGGTGGTGGCGTttaggaaaataatatgtttatgaagACGCTCATgcattaataattgttgtcttcgtcttacacgCGTACGGCATTTAGAAGATGTTCGTTCCCTAGCTTCAATTGTGTGCTTTtagtagttttaatattatagggaATCGACCAACTATCCTACTTTTGGCcatgaaaattattatcagtTGTAAGCGTCGGcaattttttagacattttaagttccaAGACAGATACGGACATACGGGTATGTGATGAACTATCACAAATTGAAAACGCTCATATTTCGCTTGACaacaaaaatatcgaataaaagacGACGCTTGAACACGGATAATGTgcttacttaaaaaaaagtctGACAATagttcaattcactctaatatcaaaaataacatcacactattaaaactatatagtgaacgaaaatttggcATGCCgtatacgtttgtaagacggagacaacaaacgcGCGCGGGTGGTGTAGCcacagaaaataaatatatacgcgAGTGTAGTAGCGCCCTAGCTCTtaagtgaaataatattatcatgtttaagtcgtcgtcataatattacagtgGACACATACATGAATAATATTGCAGTCGTTTAATATGAGAGTTCACCGAATGGCGTTAAGAAGACGCGGCCACCGCGTCGTAACGATatgtttttcattataaataaacgagcATTTTGTCTTTTGCGCCCGTGAACCGACCGAATCGCAAATATATACCGTTAAGACCTAAACGACCGTTATGACTTATTCATCactcgtattattataagtacttatacttTATTCTTTGTAAAAACAGAAGAGGCGAGGGCCTTATAGTCGCTCCGGCCGCAGTCTTGTAATAATTTACGTCTTACAAcgttcaacatattattactatcatcgctgcagaataaaaatataatgatattattctgtgatattacaataggtacctacaaattatattttacagttttgtTACTTTTCAACACGTCCGttgataattttcaatattcaaaatatgcGTTTTTCGATCACACAATATTAGTCCTGCAGCAGGtgacatgagtatattatattattataataatagaataacgTGCAGGAATTgctatattgatataatattgcgCATTCTAGTTGGACTCGTCTTTGTTTTTAAACACCGTTATACCTTCTACCGCACTGATACCGCGAACGTTATACCTAcgtctgttatattatattgtaatattattaagctTACCATAATGACGGGATTTTGCGTGTTTCAGGTTTCGCGGGAGCTATGTTGGAAACCGTAGCAGAGAAGAAAATCCCGCCGCCGCTGCCACCCAAGACCCGCCGCGGCTGTCTGAAAAACGGCGGCGTCGAAGGCAACTGTGGCGGCGGCGCGACCATTCTGCAGTCCAACGGTCACGTGGTGAAAATCCGAATAGATCCGATGATGGTCGACGgaggcggcggtggtggtggcggcggggCCGGTGACCGCGCCGAACGGGACGACGGGCCGCGCCGTGAGCACGCGGTGGGCCGCCGGTCCAGTACGGTCAAGATAAACATCACTTGCGTGGACCCGTTCATGTTCCGTCGGCACTACACCGACGtggacgatgacgacgacgaggaCGACGAGGACAGGCGCTCGTCGTCGGGACACCGGTCGCCGCTGGACAGCGGCACGGGCAGCGACCTGGACACGGGTAGCCGCCGGGACGAGAGCGACGACGGGACGTGCAGTTGCGATTCGCTGACTAGCAGCACGGCGGATCCCGAGACGGCTGTGATGGCCGTCGATCTGGCGCCGGGACGGGCGGTCGTGGCCGCCGACGCCGATGCCGTCGAGCCGGTCACGTCCGATCCGGTGGCCGTCGAACCGCTGGCGCCGGCGCTGCAGGCCTGTACGGCGGCCGGGGTCGTGGCCATGGCCACTGTCGCGACGGTCGTCGAAGAGCTGCCGAAACGTTCGACGCCGCAGGCTGTGCACGTCCAACAGCGGTGCTACAACGACACGTCCGTGGCCGCGGTGGTCGCAACCGACCGCGTCATTGACATGGACAACACGGACCAGTATTACAGCTTTCACATGAACGAGAACGTGTTCGACGAAGTGGACGCAGCAGCTGTGGCCGCCGCCGCCTCGCCGTCGGACGACACGTTCGCGGGGTGCAAGACGGTGGCCACCTCGGACACGATACGCAGCGCCAAGGGTACCATCAGGGGCGTCAAGAACCGCGTCAGGGCCGGAATAGCGACGTTCTTGCAGCCCAAGACCAACAAGGTGAGTTTAGCCGTCTCggataatcatattattgtgtattgacAGACTCTCGTATAATGTTTCACTGACGGATAGTGATTTAAGGGGACAGTGGAGCAAAGTCAAATCAAAATGttgaaaacttaatatatatgcgtatattattgtttatggcGAGGAGGAGAGGGTTTGTCaaggtttaaatataataatcatggaAAATCTAAGCCTCccaaatatctattatatatatatatttaaatctacccaatatgttaattattatggtgtcaccaaataatatgatttattgatttCCTTAGAGCACCCCAATGGTTAAGATCACGGTGATGGACAATGGTGTCTATCACTTTTTTGCTGGGTTGACAGACGCACAcccacctcccccccccccaccattatccacccaattattattaacttaagcGTAATAAGACTTCAGATAGCACTTTAcacgtatatttaaaaaaaattttaaaacattattatagacgtatctacttaataaaatatattaaatttgaatccgTTTCGTTTTTATCGAGAGATTCGACAAatgtcttattatattattgtttaaaaaagcGCAGAACAAAACCATGTTTTCAAACATAGCTAGAAATATTGAGGGTGAATAAATACACAAGGCTCGAACGTGACGGACAATTTCTTACATTCCGTTATTACATTATCATGTcatgaagtacctatataaaattgcaatttatatttatatatacttgtGAGCCaaagcaattattaaattacctagttaaatattttttaaacagttcaaaactaTAAACTCTCACATTATCACGAGTTTCTCTCAATAAACAggactgtttttattttatgttgttgtcAAATTGAAAACCCACTTCTGATGAAATCGGCAGCAAtgattaatactaaaaataaatatatcattagtaTGAGACAACTGACGATTTCGTTACATAGACACACCTGACCATAATAATTTGTCCACCAAAACAATGACCTAGATATATTATAGTgcctatatttaatacatacctatattatattatactgcggCAGTACACGACAACATGCGAATAATGTGccttttcataaaaataaaaacagcacatcatcagataatatattattgtgtacctgCGACACTGCACATGACATAACGCCGTCTGGTCTGTGCTCATTCGGTAGaaatcgataaataatattattaaatacctgtGTGAGAATGTGACACCGGGATTTCGTTGCATCTGCAGCCGCCGGTGGAGTTGCAAAACCCTATCGTCGTGGAATAGTTTTGGAACATTTTCGTTCTGTTGCGTCATAACGATGAAGAACGCGTACGATAGGAGATAAGCAGTTTTACgacactcaataataataataatataatatatgcatgtcGAACCACCCGACATTCGTTCGTTCGTACAAATTTAATGACAGCTGTATTACACTGGCagagaaaaaaaaccaattccATTAGGTATAGGTTTTTACAAGATCGAGTTTACTATAGAAAtggtcaaaaaatattttaaatttcacactGTCACCTGTCGGGATGAATATTATAACGCAGgtaggtgtaggtatataatataacctaatgttaaaacataatatatcatctGCAATAGTAGGgaacatataattgtatatgattAATGAGCAATATATTGCAGACATGCAGTAATCTTACCTACAAGCCGGTCGACTTTTTTTCGAAacgttattacataaaaatataacattatacagtaCTTGTGATATACATAATgtgcatatattttaatgtacctatatatgta
Coding sequences within:
- the LOC132951464 gene encoding glutaredoxin domain-containing cysteine-rich protein CG12206-like, producing the protein MLETVAEKKIPPPLPPKTRRGCLKNGGVEGNCGGGATILQSNGHVVKIRIDPMMVDGGGGGGGGGAGDRAERDDGPRREHAVGRRSSTVKINITCVDPFMFRRHYTDVDDDDDEDDEDRRSSSGHRSPLDSGTGSDLDTGSRRDESDDGTCSCDSLTSSTADPETAVMAVDLAPGRAVVAADADAVEPVTSDPVAVEPLAPALQACTAAGVVAMATVATVVEELPKRSTPQAVHVQQRCYNDTSVAAVVATDRVIDMDNTDQYYSFHMNENVFDEVDAAAVAAAASPSDDTFAGCKTVATSDTIRSAKGTIRGVKNRVRAGIATFLQPKTNKTWQEKEAGKVVLYTTTMGIVRDTYQRCLQVRQILRTHLVKYVERDVFMSREVQKEIRERLGGDDISVPQLFVEGNLIGDAEAVERLNESGELRSILKPFKSPDACTTCQVCGGYRLLPCPMCNGSKKSVHRNHFTTEMIALKCMNCDEVGLVQCYAC